A segment of the Streptomyces sp. Tu 2975 genome:
CGTCCAGATCGAGTCCTGGAACGACGTGGACCGCAAGGTCGCCGAGATGGTCAAGGCGGGCAAGGCACCCGACATCGCGCAGATAGGCGCCTACGCCGACTACGCCGCGGCGGACAAGCTGTACTCCGCCGACCAGATGCTCTCCATCCCCGTCCAGTCCAACTTCCTTCCCCCGCTCACCGACGCGGGCGAGATGAAGCGCACCCAGTACGGACTGCCGTTCGTCGCCTCCACCCGGCTCCTCTTCTACAACAAGGAACTCTTCGAGGACGCCGGGATCAGCGGCGCCCCGGGGACGTGGAAGGAGCTGAAGAAGGACGCGGAGCTGCTCAAGCAGAACACCGACGTCACCTACCCCTTCGCGCTGCCGCTCGGCCCCGAGGAGGCCCAGGCGGAGACGATGATGTGGCTGCTCAGCGGCGGTGGCGGCTACACCGACGAGCTCGGCAGGTACGCGATCGACTCGCAGCAGAACATCGACACCTTCGAATGGCTGAAGGAGAACCTGGTCGACGAGAAGCTCACCGGCCCGGTCGCCCCCGGCAAGCTCAACCGCAAGGACGCCTTCGCCGCGTTCACCCGGGGCGACGTCGGCATGCTCAACGGCCACCCCTCGCTGCTCCAGGCCGCGGAGAAGGCGGGCATCGACGTGGGCAAGGTCGCGCTCCCGGGCAGGAGCGGCGCCGCCGACACCACGATGGGCGTCGCCGACTGGATCATGGGCTTCAAGCAGAACGGGCACCGCGCCGAGATCGGCAAGTTCCTGGACTTCCTCTTCACGGACGAGAACGTCCTGGCGTTCGCCGGGCAGAACGATCTGCTGCCCGTGACGGTCTCCGCCCAGGAGGAGATGAGGAAGGACCCGGACCACGCGGATCTCAAGGAGTTCCTGGAGGTGCTGCCCGGCTCCGTGCTGCCGCCGGTGGGCAAGACGTCGTGGGCCTCGGCCAGCGAGAACATCAAGAAGAACATCGGTGACGCCGTGGGACCTGGCGGCAGCCCCGCCCGCACGCTGGACCGGATCTCCCAGGACGCCAGGGCGGCCGAGAGCGCGGAATGACGCCGTGCGCCGGGCGTCGTCCACAGGGCGGGCCGGGCGTCGGTGGGCACCGATATGTTGGATCGTATGACCGACGACCAGGCGCCTGAGGAGCAGGAGGCCGGCGACCGGCCCGGCGCCCAGGAGCTCTCCGAGCGGGACCGGGCCGTCCTGGCCATGGAACGCCGTTCCTGGCCGGGCCCGGGCGTCAAGGAGCGGGCCGTCAGGGAGCAGCTCGGCATCTCCCCGGTCCGCTACTACCAGCTGCTCAACGCCCTGCTCGACGACGCGCGTGCCCTCGCCCACGACCCGGTCACCGTCAACCGGCTTCGCCGTGTGAGGGACGCGAGGAGAAGTCGCCGCTAGGGTCGAAGGCATGGGCAGCTCCCCGTATGCAGAAGCCGCAGACTCCATGCCGACGCCGTCCACCGCCGCGGGCCGTGAAGGCCTCGCGGCGCTCCTCGAACGGCCCGGGCAGGCCGTGATCGCACTTGACTTCGACGGCACGCTCGCCGAGATCGTGCCCGACCCCGAACAGGCGCGCGCCCATGAGCGCGCCGTCCCCGCGCTGGCCGCGCTCGCGCCGAAGGTGGCGTCGGTCGCGGTGATCACCGGTCGCCCGGCCGGGGTGGCCGTCCGCTACGGCGGCTTCTCCGGTGTCACCGGTCTGGACCGTCTCGTCGTCCTCGGCCACTACGGCGCGGAGCGCTGGGACGCGGTCACCGGGACCGTCCGCGCTCCGGCCCCGGACCCCGGGGTCGCGGCCGTGCGGGCCGAGCTCCCCGGCTTCCTCGACGGGATCGGCGCCTGGCAGGGCACCTGGATCGAGGAGAAGGGCCGCGCGGTCGCG
Coding sequences within it:
- a CDS encoding extracellular solute-binding protein, with protein sequence MTVSLAGCGSSSGSGDGVTLKLVAADYDVSGGESSKKYWADLTAAFEADNPGIKVDVQIESWNDVDRKVAEMVKAGKAPDIAQIGAYADYAAADKLYSADQMLSIPVQSNFLPPLTDAGEMKRTQYGLPFVASTRLLFYNKELFEDAGISGAPGTWKELKKDAELLKQNTDVTYPFALPLGPEEAQAETMMWLLSGGGGYTDELGRYAIDSQQNIDTFEWLKENLVDEKLTGPVAPGKLNRKDAFAAFTRGDVGMLNGHPSLLQAAEKAGIDVGKVALPGRSGAADTTMGVADWIMGFKQNGHRAEIGKFLDFLFTDENVLAFAGQNDLLPVTVSAQEEMRKDPDHADLKEFLEVLPGSVLPPVGKTSWASASENIKKNIGDAVGPGGSPARTLDRISQDARAAESAE
- a CDS encoding DUF3263 domain-containing protein, encoding MTDDQAPEEQEAGDRPGAQELSERDRAVLAMERRSWPGPGVKERAVREQLGISPVRYYQLLNALLDDARALAHDPVTVNRLRRVRDARRSRR
- the otsB gene encoding trehalose-phosphatase, encoding MGSSPYAEAADSMPTPSTAAGREGLAALLERPGQAVIALDFDGTLAEIVPDPEQARAHERAVPALAALAPKVASVAVITGRPAGVAVRYGGFSGVTGLDRLVVLGHYGAERWDAVTGTVRAPAPDPGVAAVRAELPGFLDGIGAWQGTWIEEKGRAVAVHTRRAEDPQAAFDALREPLAELASRHGLIVEPGRMVLELRPPGVDKGVALSEYVREVGAGSVLYAGDDLGDLAAYGAVEKLRSDGVPGLLLCSGDEVPELADRADLVLSGPAQLADFLAALARRV